From Nitratidesulfovibrio vulgaris str. Hildenborough, a single genomic window includes:
- a CDS encoding glycosyltransferase family 4 protein: MHILLFHFDESCPASVRQTFLLARDLSAGTAGDVTLVCTAGGFLEREARSVDVPVLPVGGLTGKPLTLMRLVRAVRSREAFVLHCCDTASAALVRQLKRLSGGRCRTVQTWRVVGGDAARHVERVCRHADAVLCHGEMVCDRLERHGVPRSRLFAVSPAVDAGHYAPRRPRGDGRCVFVVDAPLAASSGHGIVLAAMRLLATMPGLPEWEVRLVGDGPDFASLLATARQTGVDTHLAMLGTQDERRILPDADVLLAPSLDGEHGADAIRAAWCVGLPAVASSLDVHTGMVRHDETGLLVPVGDADALAAVMARLARDVAGDGAMAAGLVAGGRAEVLRRTPERLAAAHLDIYREQAGAVRRSLQSAGV, from the coding sequence ATGCACATCCTGTTGTTCCATTTCGACGAATCCTGCCCCGCCAGTGTGCGGCAGACGTTCCTTCTGGCCCGTGATCTCTCTGCAGGGACGGCCGGAGATGTGACGCTCGTCTGCACCGCCGGGGGATTTCTCGAACGCGAGGCCCGGAGTGTCGATGTGCCCGTGTTGCCCGTGGGCGGCCTGACGGGCAAGCCCCTGACGCTGATGCGTCTCGTGCGTGCCGTCCGGAGTCGCGAGGCCTTTGTGCTGCACTGCTGCGACACCGCGTCTGCCGCACTGGTTCGTCAACTGAAACGGCTGTCCGGGGGGCGTTGCCGCACGGTGCAGACATGGCGCGTGGTGGGCGGGGATGCGGCGCGTCATGTCGAACGGGTCTGCCGTCATGCTGACGCCGTGCTGTGCCACGGCGAGATGGTCTGCGACCGCCTCGAACGGCACGGTGTGCCACGTTCGCGTCTGTTTGCCGTCTCCCCTGCCGTGGACGCCGGGCACTACGCCCCTCGACGTCCGAGGGGCGATGGTCGTTGCGTCTTCGTGGTCGATGCGCCGCTTGCGGCGTCATCGGGCCACGGCATCGTGCTTGCGGCCATGCGTCTGCTTGCGACCATGCCGGGCTTGCCGGAGTGGGAGGTGAGGCTGGTGGGCGATGGCCCCGACTTTGCGTCCCTGCTCGCTACGGCACGGCAGACGGGGGTGGACACGCATCTCGCCATGCTGGGAACGCAGGACGAACGGCGCATCCTGCCTGATGCCGACGTGCTGCTGGCCCCGTCGCTGGACGGTGAGCATGGGGCCGATGCCATACGTGCCGCATGGTGTGTGGGGCTTCCTGCCGTCGCCTCGTCTCTTGATGTGCATACGGGCATGGTGCGGCATGACGAGACCGGCTTGCTGGTTCCCGTGGGGGACGCCGATGCACTGGCTGCGGTCATGGCGCGTCTTGCGCGTGATGTCGCCGGAGACGGCGCGATGGCTGCGGGGCTTGTGGCGGGAGGTCGTGCCGAGGTCCTGCGGCGTACACCGGAACGGCTGGCGGCTGCCCACCTCGACATCTATCGTGAGCAGGCGGGGGCGGTGCGTCGTAGCCTGCAATCTGCCGGGGTCTGA